The Penaeus chinensis breed Huanghai No. 1 chromosome 16, ASM1920278v2, whole genome shotgun sequence sequence attaccttacccaaccttaacctatttactcgtcaattcctttgcccaactttgacaactaatcactaactcaaccacccttcactaccatttactatagtgctacatgaccttagatgtctagcacatttattttgcttttaaccattaaccattaccattaGGAATATGTATACTGACTTCAAggtaaattaaacaaaaaaaaggttaagAGCTTGTGTTTTCGAGATTTTCTAATAAGAGCAATTACTCTATTTAAGAATatgagaagaacaaaagaaatgaaaagtgaaGGAATGACCTAAAAAAAGTATTCTTTATTAGTAAAAATACTCAAGCACCAAATGAAGTAACATATCAAAAGAACAAAACCTACGATGCAATTAATGAAACCATGTgtcgaaaaaaaattaatagccaGGAACTCAAAGAACCTCATTACATTGCGCTAAATTAAACAAAAGATTAAGAGGCATATGACAGGAATATCATGTCAGGCAAATAAACAAAGCACCATCATATCTAAGGCCAAAAATACTAAATTAACATAATGAGAAGATgctgaataaaaaataagtggAAATGGCTAAAATATACTGCAACAAAGTGGGTGAGAAAAAGTGAAATGCAGCCTAAGATTTTCTATAGGATTTATTGGAAGGTATTTTTGTCGCTGGTCAAGTCAAATCTCACCAGCACCAATAGCGCTGATTCCCTACACGGGTTGTGCAATGGCGAGCCCCTTAGTAGAACATTGGAGAAGTCTGACAGGGTGGGAAGTCACATGCTTGTTGGTTAAACTGGACTGAAAACCAGTCTTTCAGTTGGGACTATTTATTTCTTTGGATTCTTCATTCTTCCTCGGGTATTAAATATACCTGACTGTAAGTCTCCTTGTTTATACCGGCAGCACTAATCAaccatatagtacatatacatgcacacacacacacacacacacacacacacacacacacacacacacacacatacacacacacacacacacacacacacacacacacacacacacacacacacacacacacacacacacacacacacatacacacacacacacacacacacacacacacacacacacacacacacacacacacacacacacatacacacacacacacacacacatacacacacacacacacatacacatacacatacacatacacatacacatacacatacacatacacatacacatacacatacacatacacatacacatacacatacacacacacatacacatacacacatacacacatacacacatacacacatactctctctctctctctctctctctctctgtgtgtgtgtgtgtgtgtgtgtgtgtgtgtgtatgtgtgtgtatccacccttcgcttccagccacgggggtccctcatggtgaatCACCAGGCAGGCCCTCatcccatctctagctcctcgccATAGGTCTGGTCGAATTGGCAAGCCATAAACTCCAAGGTCGTCCCAggggcctcctctacccaggattTTCTCGTAAAGAGACAATCTGATGGGCAAGGTCATCTACAGGGGAACGGGCTAGAGGCCGATATATCCTGAGtcggcggtcccggattatgcaggtAATCGGCTTCATGGTGtaaccgtcggttggacacatggtcctgccgaTTGTATCTCATGATCTGACATAGGGACTTATTACAAAAGTTATCAAGGCGCGACTCGATAGAgttcaggtttcacttccataaagcaaaactggcagtatcaaggccttgaagaaacGTAGCTCGGTCCTTCTGCTTAAGTACCGGCATCAAATACTGTTGTTGACTGGCTTCATTACttttgctgccaggccaatctgtctactgactttctGGTCAGTAGACCAGAAAGTCAGTAGACAGAAAGCCCTCGCCGCAATtatgtatcgactgaacaggtttccCTCACAAGTCCCCAAAATCCTGGACCTTATCTTCGTCCAGGAGCCCTCTAGACCCAaaggcttcacctcattgctgaTTGTATCAAGAGCCACATCTAGCGATTCTAGAAACTCAGATAAGAAttcaacatcgtcagcaaagcaCAGATTCGTGTCAGAAGAATGTGAGCGAAAACCTTGAATGATATACTGAGCAGGGTATGCCACAATAGTTGCACCattcccatcgatcccctttgaTCTTCCAAAGGGCAGTATGCAAggcccgtgccataggttcaccttcAGCCCTGCGCacggaagaacaggaaaaatgcCAATTGTCATTCAGTCGTGCCACGCGACACGCATCTGTGGTCTCCAATTTCTccagcgagatgaaattctgctttgACCTCGGGCGTCAGCGCGTCCtgcgctgcatcgagtgtttcgaGCTTGAAGGAATCCTACAGAGCTACAGGGTCCTTCAAGTTTTCAAGTACTGCTAATCGATCAGAGATAGCGATGGCGAACCTCCGGGAACACTCCTCCCTCAATCTACCCAGGTGAAATAGCTTGGAGTGGACACTGGGAAGACAGGGGGATTTGAAGAAGACCTGGAGTGTGGGCACAACCAATGGTCAGTACCATAAAAAACAACTTTGGAGGATCCTAAGAAGAAAGTGGACGATCTCCTTGGCCGCAGTACCTGTATAACTACAGCGACGTGGTTTGGAATGCTGAATCCAAGAGCCACAAATCCTGTCTCTGGGATCTAGCAAAGTCTCGGAGAAGGAGGATATTCTTGCTGCTGAGATCAgttcccgagccatggggaccaacagacatcttatAGCCAGCTCGCTCACAACTGGATACTGCACTGAAGTCAACCAGTACAATGCGAATGTCTAGCTGGGGACATTTGTCTGCCACtaatgtgagtttggcgtagaatgcctctttctcatcgagtttgcaaacatcggtaggaacgtacacagcaataagaccaaaagcatgcttccttctcaatgccataatacgcttgTCAATTGGAGTAACCTTCACTACCGAAGGCTGAAGtcggctactccctggagatgatgaccaggGAGTAGACGGCTTCAgtccgaccagtagtaggtgaaCCCACCCACACTGATCGTGCCGGTGCCTGGTCTTCTCTCtttcgagagggcagccacctcaactcccaaccgcttcattccctcgatagcagggtCAAATGATCATTAAGCCGTgaagaccggatgttccaagctcctacccgGACAGCCCTCCTGAGGTTAAACCTCGGGCAGTCTCTCCAGGTGGAAGCCACCTCTGCTAGTCCTGCTGACGTTGTTCCATAAAAAGGGGGCCGGCAAGCTGCGGGGCCCAATGTCAGCCTGTGGGACTAGGTTGGCAATTGCCGGGATCCAGGCGGGACGAGTAACCCTTactcccatcctgcgccccagcAGTCTCCCTCCCAATGGGAAAGAGAGCCCGTCTCACTTGCTGGGTGAGAGCGGCAATACTCTCCCCTCAAGCATTTCCATTCATGTGCTTTCATGCCAGTGGGTTTATACCAATAGGGAAGAGGACTGGCGAGTTGTTTCGCTCTAGGCAGCTAtgagcgagaaggcatgcaaagcgctGGACAATAAgataccacaccatcgcttcacatcgcCCTGAGTATGGTACTGTCGTACCATCGCCCGCgacatatagtataatataaaccATGTAGATTAGTATATGATACAGAAATTAacaacagatatataaaataagttaAGCAAACAGAATGCAttgatatagtatagatataactTGGCTATAGGGTGCGTATACCagtttcatacccagagtgacctaagttcgatgcctggtcagggaggattgttatatatatgtaaacacgtccccccccccccatatatgtatatatatatatatatatatatatatatatatatgtgtgtgtgtgtgtatgtatatatatattcttgtttacaagaatatatatatatatatatatatatatatatatatatatatatatatatatatatatatatataatccacctggattccatcttcagacctgcagatggaatccaggtggattccgaaactgtagtctctttttcaattaaatctagttttacagtgtgggtttttatactgtACTTAGCAACCAAGAGAACCCCCAATCTCTAACGGGGGAACCAGAATCCGTTCTATCCGCGGCCGAGCGAGCGTTCCTCTGCATAAGCGACCGTCGCCTCGAAACTCCAGGCAAAGTTTAACTTGTTCCGAGGCGGTGTTGAGGACACTCTATTTTGCATTTATGTTGGGCGTTCGAGCACTCGGCCTTCTTCAAGAATGGGGATGTTGTCGGCGATGTATGTTGATCTTCTTGGGAGAACGTTCGGAGTTGCTGTACGGGGATATGACAGTTATTGATGACACTTTGAAATCGGCTGCAACCAAGCTCAAGGTGAGAAATGTGGATTCTTTTCCATGTGACAGTAACTGGGAAATTCTTGTAACAAGGTTAAGTTGCATAAATTAAGGTAATTTCGGAAACTTTGATCCCATGACAACGCCCAACAAAGATTTCCTGGTgaaaacagcttttttttttttttattgaatgctCTTGTTGAAATTGGCCCGGATTGCAGGATCAGGGAAATTGCTCGTTAAAAGCCAATGATCAAAGTAAAACTTTCAGTAATTTAGTTATTACGAAGCACATTCACAGTAGATAGCTCACCTCTTTCTCAGGGAGGCTTGTACCCCCCTACTTGCCCCCTGGTCTGCAAAATTTTCACCTCCTATGTTCTGGTGgtgtaattctttacagtatggaccCACTCGCCAGAGACTAAGGCTATTTAGTTTTTGGTATTTGTTACTGAGGGTATCCTGCGAGCCCTAGATTCAaatctaacctttcctaccttctcctTAAGCCCCCCTATACCCCCTTTTTATTAACACTTCTTGCCAACTTACGGGAAAAAAATTAAGTTCTCTGGCTGTATGAGGGTGTCATGGACTTGTCTCTGAGTGGTGATATGCACCGGATATCTTCTTCATTTAGTGGTAAATATGGGGATGGAGAAGCTGTACCTGTGTTATTTATTACTCTATTTGTTATGCTGTATAAGAgggcagtgtccatttccttttatctctgtctgtcgctctcggtaacattaaccattatttaacaagatagagctgaaacttgggAGGCCCAAGTGGATGCTTTCtgtgatctttttcctttatttgtggctaCTGATTGTGTGTGCAGACTATTGCTTTTACCAACAAGTACAACCTTTTGTCTTTTACAAGAATATCGTCTCCAATTCTCCCTAGCTTAGTGTGTCCATACAGTAAAGATTAACCCAGGTAGGATAGAGCCCAGGCAAATATCTCGCACCAATAACTTCTTACCTCGACCAATGAATATGCAATGGCCAGCCTGTGAGTCACCAAAATCCTTGTCGTCGCTGTTGGTGGGAATTGGGACCACAACCGCTGCTCTTTTTCATTATTGCCTCGATAGTTTGCATAATAAAGGCAAAACAGTACCCTTTCACCCATCTTCCCTTGGGCCCAGCTTTTATTGACATGTGATTATCTATTAAAAATGCTATTGGCTGTAATTGACTGGTCGATAGTGTCTTTTGTCATATCATGGCCAAGTGTGATTCGAATTGGCCCATTTAATTTCCCTCGCTTACCTCACCCGCTACAATTCTATCCAATTGTTTTGCCGCTTCCTCACTTTTGCATGATTTTTTCTCACTGCTGAAAATCATGGAGCACCGGGAATTTTACAGTAGTTACAGAGTTTTACAGTATTGGTTCGTGAAGGAAATGCTATAGAAGAAAAGTGTCTTAGAATTTTATGGGTCTATTAGGTGGCAAGGTCAGATTCTTCATTTTTGGTGTCAGGGATCATTTCCAATAATACCTAAACCAGATGCATAATCAGATATATTCATAAACCAGTGGTGATTGTATATATCCCATAATGTGTACCACTTTTTATCCTCAAGGAAAACATTACGTGGAATTGATAGATTGACAAACACTGAGTaacatttccttttcattctgtAAGATGCAGCTTAGATTGTTTCCTTACATTACACAAATTTTCCAACAATCCATTATTTTaggtttcatatatttatattttacataaacaGGCTTTAAATATGacaatatttatacaatatataatccCTTCAATGGCTTTGTTTTTACATTACAGGATGAATCAGAGCCAGAGAATGGCATTTctgaacagaaggaggaggagaaggaagaggagccaTCACTTCAGGAAGGCTCTGAGGCTTCAGGGAACCAAGAAAGTAAGGTCAGAGTGTCGTTAGAAGACACTGATTATGACCACATGACCAAGAAGCAGCGATGTTCTGTTTGTATTACGTGCCTAGGGCTTTTGCAGTGGGGCTGCTCTTCAGATGCTGTAAAGTTGGTAAGATTCAGTTTAGTGAACATTTTCTGGTAATATTGGCTTCTCCAGTATTaggtaatattcattattatatatacaagtaattaTACTTTCATATGTTATTAGTTATCAACAGTCTTGCTCTCAAACTGTGCAAGGATACCATGAATCCATTGGTTCTGGGTACAAGCACTATCCACTGCAGGTGTTTTGCTAATTTCAGTAACAAATAGATAGCTTCAAAAGCATTTAATTACCAAggagtcatatatataaaatgatataatatgatatggtataaatatatatgtaaacatatgtatgtctatgtgtgtgtgtatatatatatatatatatatatatatatatatatatatatatatatatatatatatatatatgtatatatatgtatatatattatatatattatttttatatttatatatattacatatatattatatttatatttatatatattatatcatatatatgtatatatatttatatatatattatatatatatatatatataatcatatatatatatgtatatatatatttatatatatatcatatatatatatatttatatatatatcatgtatatttatatatatatcatatatatatatttatatatatatcatatatatatttatatatatatatcatatatatatttatatatatatcatatatatatcatatatatatatattatatatatatatatatatatatatatatatatatatcatatatatatttatatatatatcatatatatatcatatatatatatatttatatatatcatatatatatcatatatatatatatatatatttatatatatatcatatatatattcatatatatatcatatatatatatatatcatatatatatatatatatatatatcatatatatatatatatatatatcatatatatatatatatatatatcatatatatatatatatatatatcatatatatatatatatatatcatatatatatatatatatatatatatatatatatatatcatatatatatatcatatatatatatcatatatatatcatatatatatatcatatatatatatgtatataaatatatttatttatctatttatttatttatttatgtatttatttattattttttctttctttttttcagctgAGTGATGCAATATCATCAAGAGGGAATGATGGAGATGCCTTTGCTCTTGCACTGTCATTTCCAATGTGCCTTAGTCTGAGAGTGCACAGAGTGTGGACACTTCTCTTGCAAGCGCTGCCCAAGTTTCCAGAAAAGGCAAGTAAACATATAAAGTTAGAATTTaattccttattcttgttctttctctagGAATATTGCTTTTCTGTAATTTCCCTTTTGTTAATCTTTttgcctttttgtgtgtgttgaattAGTGTTAATCTTATTTTAATCATATTTGTAAGCATATTGGACACTGCTTATTTTTGTCATGGGAGTGATAGCCAATGATTCATGTCAGAAATGAAAGTAATACTTATTTTATTTGGATCTTGTAGTTGGCATAGTAGTATACTTATATGTTTCTGATGTATGTTTTAAAAACAACCCTTATTATTTGCAGGGAAGGATAGATCATGTTGGTACAATAAAAGAAGTTTGGAAGAATTTAGTTGGACCAGAAATTGAAGTTTCTATCAAAAGGAAATTCGTCACAAAGAAATATCTTGATTTTATACTGAATGTTAACTCTACTCACAGTAGAGACATGGTTGAATGTGAGATAATGTAAGTATACTGTGAGATTACTTTTGTCAAATATAATCATGTGCATCTtttcataattttaaaaaatagtaGCAAAATCAAAATGATTAGGGGGTAATaagttttttgtattttcagtATTAATTTATGACAAGGGAGAATTGTTACATGGGAATATGAATTTTGTAGATTAAGCCATTTGGTTCCGGGCAATAGAGGTGTCTTGTCATGAAAAGAAATGGATGAGGAGCAGGTAACTAAAGGGAattctgaatatataaatatatatatattctaaaggaTTCTGGTGTTAATTCATGTCTCCATCTGCAGCTTGACAATGAGAATTGTATATTTGTTCAcatataatgatgaggattttTTTGCCCTCGATTTTTAAACTTGTTATATACTCAGTTGATTTGCATCACCAGGGAAAAACTGTGCACAGCAATGTTCACAGTACGTCGTCAGCAACATAGGAAGTACTCCAATACAGTCTTTACAAAACAGGCCATAGAGACGGCTATTAAGAAAGTTAGTGATGAGGAATTTTTGAAAGCATGTCCAGAGCCTCCATGTGTTCCTGATGAGACAATTGTCTTCCAGTCTCTTCAGTGCCAACAGACTTCTATATTTATGGCAGGTTAGATACTTGGCGATGGAAGGAGTTGATTCCACTGTCATTTTTTAAATCTGTGCAATAATTTCAGTACTTTCATTGGATTGCTTCCTCTCACAATATTCATGAATAAGTAGAGTATATTGTATGATACCTTTCAGCTTATTTTTCTGACAGGAAGGTACAATAAATACAGCCGAGAGTTACCACAGACTCCCTGGTTAGTTGAAGGAGAACGCAAGATGGAAACAAGTGTACAGGAGCTTATATGTGAATCTTTGATTGGAGCTGTGAAGGCAGATGGTACGATCGTATGGTTTGTAAAAATTAGCTCTTCAAAGTCATACCTGATTTGACAAATACTGaatttatgtattatcattaaccagatcatttatttactcttttttttttttcccccactccctGCCATCTCCTCGTAttccttcctttttgtttctaATGCACTCTATTGAAAAATTACGTTGAACGATTAATGATTGAAAATGTAACATCATATTTGATCAGATGTGAAGTTCTCTTCATCCGGGCGTGAAGATGTGGATGTGCGTTGTCTAGGGACAGGGCGACCCTTTGTGGTGGAGTTCCTCAACCCATGTCGCACAAAGTTCACCAGGTCTGAAATGAAGGAACTTCAAGCAGCTATTAATGGTAACACCAAGTTGGTGGCCCTAAGAGACCTGCAGGTTGTTgacaggtatgtatatgtgttagaatgctttttctgcctttctctctgtatgtcttgcatgtctctctctatatatcttacaTGTCTTAGGTACATATTAATGTtagaacactctctctctttctctttctctcttgttctcattctctttctctttctttctctatttctctttttcttctctttttctctctatttctcttttctttctttctctttctatttctctttctctttctctttctctctctattctctttctctttctctttctctctctatttctctttttctttctctttctctctttctctttctctctctttctccagagCCCACAATCCAGAAGCAGTTTAACAACTGCAGTTTAAAGTTTAACATTAATTCAATTTCCACAGAAAGGATTTGAAAGTTTtgaaagagggtgaagaagagaaaacaaaggctTACTGTGCACTCTGTTTAGCAAGGGATGGCTACGACCCCAAGGTTCTTGACAGATTGTCTGGAATGACGGAATTAACTCTTCATCAGAAGACTCCTATTCGCGTCCTCCATAGACGGTGTTTAGCAACAAGGCAGAAGATCATTCACAAAATGCTTGCATCACGTGTTGATGATTATTTCTTCAAGGTAAAGGCCATTACAGTTATAATTTGACATATTGTAAATTATGTAATAATCATTGAAATTTAAGTTGAAATTATTCACTAATAACATGGccatctttttgtgtgtgtgtgtcttcctattttttgcaattattttattgatcattttacatttttttttaattactttataaTTTGATTATTTGAAGATGTTTACTTTACCAACAGCTTCATCTTACTACTCAAGCTGGAACATACATAAAAGAATTTGTACATGGAGATTTAGGACGCACAACACCCAATCTAGGATCATTATTAGGCCTGGAAGTGGATATAATTGCCCTAGATGTGGAGGTAAGCATTATTGCTGAAGTTTGTCTTTATAACTCTTGAGCAAATTAAATGTGGAGATAGTTTGTAAAATTTGTTTTAATTCTATGAGTattgctttatttatatatatatttatatttatatatttatatttatatatttatatttatatttatatttatatttatatttatatttgtgcagTATAATTTAATATAAGAAGTAGTGTTGTGATATTTAGGGAAGTTTAGGTTGATTTTTTAGGAAAGGTGTGTGGTGAAATGTATTGAttaaatgaggggaaaagggagagagttagaaagtaGACTCTTGGAGTGACTTGATATCCCTGCACAGGCCTTTGCAAAGAGCCACAAAGGGAATCCACTAAGACTGTAGATGCCTCTCTTATCAATAATTTTCTTTTAGATATAGGCTTGTGTTTGGGACATTGGGAGTCCCATGAccttggtttatttatttttttgtgattttgacCTAAAATTAGCTGGCTAATCAGTGGCTACCTGAAGTAGGGTTTTGAAAATAAGTACATACTTTTGTTTATGTAGCACACTATAGCCATTATTTCTGATAACTCAAGGGATCTTTAGACAGGAAAAACCTGTTGAAAGATTCTCTTTGACACCTAATTTGATGCACTGTTGCCAAACCCGTAGCTCCACCCCATTCCCAGGAATCTACACCAGTTTAAGAATTAGCATTTTATCTTATTGATTTTTTCAATACCTTTACATCCTATTATGGACTTCAGATATTTAAAAATCTCTCTTAATATGATATGCAAGCTTACAATATCTTTaagatataattataactatgactttatatgtaaatgaaaaatagAGCTGCTTCATTGGAGTAACTCCAAAAGCATTTATTACTTGGAATTTTGGTACTTTCATTGGTTCTATACaagttttcatcttcattatgataTGACTTTACTGTTATATATCATTTACCACATGCTTTACATCTGTTGTcttgtttgttcattcatttcttgtttttagCATCAAATAGAAATGTTATAGCTTTAGTAGTAGaaagttttaaaaattaatttcctttttcagAATGTTGCTTTGGATTGGCCTCCAAgatgtgatgattgatgattgtaCTTTTGTATAGAACAGAAAATTAAAGTGTTCCTTAAACAAAATTTGTCTTCTTACATCATGTATGATAAAATGATTTTTTGGTATTGAATTCCAGTAAAATACCTGTACTGGTTTCTTTTCTTCTGGAAATCAAACATGTTTGAGTCTAAGGGCAATTACAAATGCTTCAATGTCCAATGTCTGTCTCTTAGTCACTTACATTATCCATGGTTTCTAGCACACTTCTCTCCTGTGCCTTTATTGGTGTGccactttctcttgctctcgtatcctcctccttcacctccccacaTTTTTATGTCCATAACATCTCGGCCTACTGCTTTTGATCATCTGATATTATTCacactctcatttctttttctgtctaacAATGTAGCTCCTACCATCAACTTCAACCTTCTCATTTTGGCTGTGTCAAACTTTTTACCAGCCTCATTCAGTAACCATTCCTCAGATGTGTGCTTTTTACAATTCTCCTTTGCACTTCAGCAGTGTTTTTTTCCCACAGAATGTATTGTTAATATCACAACTTGCACTACTGCTTTAGTGGCTCATGTTCCATCTCTCCTGTATACCAAAAATTGCAATCCCCTACCTTTTCCATACTCAGAACTCCTCATTTGCTGGCATCATATTCTGATAACATACTGCACACATAATCTGTCACTCTCGGCAAACTTTCAACTGTTCCTGAAGAGCTCTTCACCACCCTGTTGCTGCACTGATTATACCTAATTGAATTCCTTCACAACTAAATGATCTATCACTACCACCGTCTCTGCCTGATTGCACATCTCTATCACAACATTCTCCACTCCTTCTCAAAGATCATCTTTACACAGACCTTGATACTTATTTAAATGCTTTCGCTAATGCAACAAACTCCTTGCTGCCATTTCTTGCTCACTTTTTCAACACCTATTTTAGAACAAACAAGGTGTTGACAGTGCCTCTGCTTTTTCTAAGCCCAAACTACATGACTGCAACATCTTCAACACACTCTGCAACCTTCATATCCTTCAGAAACAGTTTCACTGGCCTTTTCCTATGTAGTGGGATGAGActttgggaagaagggagagaactgAACAAAGGAATATGTAGTAAGAAAAAACCTTGTTGACCTGCTTCCTGGCCTCCCATAGAGCGAGGCTTactttgaatctgagaactgctgcCTAAAACTTGTAGACAGGGCAGCTCCGATAAAAGACATTATGGGAACCACCACACGTGCGTCTTTGTGCAGAGCATTTTTGAATAGATATGTTCCTGTGTATGCTTAGAGAAGACagttgttggagaatatggtactgcCATGTGTATTGTATGGAGTCATGGTGTGCAAATGTCTCGAAATGAGCAATGGGGCATGGAatccaaactgggaaggagaaagaaagctgTGAGATTCGGAATACCACATGAAGCCGAAGTTAACCACTTATTCCAATAGTTTGCAAAAGCAACTAGCAAGGAAAGGTGCCCTATTTATTGGGTTTTAAACCATTTCTGCCGGGCTATACATTGCGGCATTataacaaactgcttgatctgCGGAGAGTGGCTGTACACAGTGGCAGCGTGCCAAAACGCTATGAGCCAGCTGTTCAgcttgatgtagcgaactcctgcactcaaagtcggctcattggcattaatctccagagcgtaaagttttttatttattttctccaccCAGTGAAAAGGGGTTAGGGAGAATAGGTCTTCACGCCAGTGAGGAATAAAATTTCCTGACATCCAGATGAATTCTGTCGGCCTTTGTGGGTGTTGCAGCATGACTGttcaggggaagaaaagggagtatgataggactcagcagaggacagGGAGGAAATGGAAGTGCATTCTTTGGTGGACTTAATGGAAGAAAAGTGTGGaaaaaggtgagaaccactactgacctggctgaaatagtcacccagttcattggTTACTTGAGGAGATGAGAGTATCTCAAATATGGAGGATAGGGGCTGGATGGTGCGGATATTTGCTTGACAGTTTATGTATCTGATGCCAGACAGCAGGAATTGATGCAGAAGGTCTGGTTGTTTTGCTGTTCCAGATCATTTGAAGACAGGGAGATGCTCTTGTAAAAG is a genomic window containing:
- the LOC125033406 gene encoding tRNA pseudouridine synthase Pus10-like yields the protein MLGVRALGLLQEWGCCRRCMLIFLGERSELLYGDMTVIDDTLKSAATKLKDESEPENGISEQKEEEKEEEPSLQEGSEASGNQESKVRVSLEDTDYDHMTKKQRCSVCITCLGLLQWGCSSDAVKLLSDAISSRGNDGDAFALALSFPMCLSLRVHRVWTLLLQALPKFPEKGRIDHVGTIKEVWKNLVGPEIEVSIKRKFVTKKYLDFILNVNSTHSRDMVECEIMEKLCTAMFTVRRQQHRKYSNTVFTKQAIETAIKKVSDEEFLKACPEPPCVPDETIVFQSLQCQQTSIFMAGRYNKYSRELPQTPWLVEGERKMETSVQELICESLIGAVKADDVKFSSSGREDVDVRCLGTGRPFVVEFLNPCRTKFTRSEMKELQAAINGNTKLVALRDLQVVDRKDLKVLKEGEEEKTKAYCALCLARDGYDPKVLDRLSGMTELTLHQKTPIRVLHRRCLATRQKIIHKMLASRVDDYFFKLHLTTQAGTYIKEFVHGDLGRTTPNLGSLLGLEVDIIALDVENVALDWPPRCDD